A portion of the Corticium candelabrum chromosome 5, ooCorCand1.1, whole genome shotgun sequence genome contains these proteins:
- the LOC134180217 gene encoding deoxyribonuclease-1-like isoform X2: MTIGLAVLTALLLPRMTSQSSVRLGAFNIQVFGQSKLADAPTLDVIVQIVRRYDVLLIQEVRDKRETAIVTLLELVNNGTDTYNATISRRLGRTTSKEQYAFFYKREHFQIVDSFHYQDEHDVFEREPFVVLMQGRNNGVGQFSLISSHVDPDNAPVEISALVHVYNESVARWSINDSLILGDFNADCSYVPLREWPGIQLWTDSRFTWLIDMDADTNVATKSSCAYDRIVVAGDQLQALIINGSVGIFKFDKFYNLTHDEALSVSDHYPVELSLMTSLNTDGKSAATDFYVLPTLHTDRRSGAMLTDVLSTLHTDEKSAAKKFYSLPTTKGSTI, translated from the exons ATGACTATCGGCCTGGCAGTGTTGACGGCTTTGTTACTGCCACGAATGACTAGTCAGTCATCGGTTCGGTTGGGAGCATTTAATATCCAAGTTTTTGGTCAGTCGAAACTGGCAGATGCTCCAACTCTGGATGTTATTGTCCAAATCGTACGGCGGTACGATGTTCTCCTCATTCAGGAGGTGAGAGACAAGAGAGAGACAGCTATCGTCACGCTTCTAGAGTTAGTCAACAACGGAACGGACACTTACAACGCCACCATTAGCCGTAGACTTGGGAGGACTACCAGCAAAGAGCAATATGCGTTCTTCTATAAGAGAGAACATTTTCAAATCGTCGATTCTTTTCACTACCAAGACGAGCATGATGTATTCGAGCGAGAACCGTTTGTCGTGTTGATGCAAGGAAGAAACAACG GAGTTGGCCAGTTTTCTCTGATTTCTTCTCATGTTGATCCAGACAATGCTCCTGTCGAAATCTCAGCTCTTGTCCATGTCTATAACGAGTCTGTCGCGAGGTGGAGCATTAACGATTCACTGATTTTAGGTGATTTCAATGCTGATTGTTCGTATGTCCCATTGCGGGAGTGGCCAGGAATTCAACTTTGGACAGACTCTCGATTTACGTGGTTAATTGACATGGATGCTGATACTAACGTTGCTACTAAATCGAGCTGTGCGTACGATCGAATTGTCGTAGCAGGTGACCAACTTCAAGCGCTGATTATTAATGGAAGTGTCGGCATATTCAAGTTTGATAAATTTTATAACCTGACACACGATGAAGCACTATCGGTTAGTGACCATTATCCTGTTGAACTCAGTTTAATGACAAGCCTGAACACTGATGGAAAATCAGCAGCAACAGATTTCTATGTTTTGCCTACATTGCACACTGATAGAAGATCGGGAGCAATGTTAACAGATGTTTTGTCTACACTGCACACTGATGAAAAATCAGCAGCAAAGAAATTCTATTCTTTGCCTACGACAAAGGG cagcaccatctga
- the LOC134180217 gene encoding deoxyribonuclease-1-like isoform X1 has product MTIGLAVLTALLLPRMTSQSSVRLGAFNIQVFGQSKLADAPTLDVIVQIVRRYDVLLIQEVRDKRETAIVTLLELVNNGTDTYNATISRRLGRTTSKEQYAFFYKREHFQIVDSFHYQDEHDVFEREPFVVLMQGRNNGVGQFSLISSHVDPDNAPVEISALVHVYNESVARWSINDSLILGDFNADCSYVPLREWPGIQLWTDSRFTWLIDMDADTNVATKSSCAYDRIVVAGDQLQALIINGSVGIFKFDKFYNLTHDEALSVSDHYPVELSLMTSLNTDGKSAATDFYVLPTLHTDRRSGAMLTDVLSTLHTDEKSAAKKFYSLPTTKGYVILLFLLLAQAVHIG; this is encoded by the exons ATGACTATCGGCCTGGCAGTGTTGACGGCTTTGTTACTGCCACGAATGACTAGTCAGTCATCGGTTCGGTTGGGAGCATTTAATATCCAAGTTTTTGGTCAGTCGAAACTGGCAGATGCTCCAACTCTGGATGTTATTGTCCAAATCGTACGGCGGTACGATGTTCTCCTCATTCAGGAGGTGAGAGACAAGAGAGAGACAGCTATCGTCACGCTTCTAGAGTTAGTCAACAACGGAACGGACACTTACAACGCCACCATTAGCCGTAGACTTGGGAGGACTACCAGCAAAGAGCAATATGCGTTCTTCTATAAGAGAGAACATTTTCAAATCGTCGATTCTTTTCACTACCAAGACGAGCATGATGTATTCGAGCGAGAACCGTTTGTCGTGTTGATGCAAGGAAGAAACAACG GAGTTGGCCAGTTTTCTCTGATTTCTTCTCATGTTGATCCAGACAATGCTCCTGTCGAAATCTCAGCTCTTGTCCATGTCTATAACGAGTCTGTCGCGAGGTGGAGCATTAACGATTCACTGATTTTAGGTGATTTCAATGCTGATTGTTCGTATGTCCCATTGCGGGAGTGGCCAGGAATTCAACTTTGGACAGACTCTCGATTTACGTGGTTAATTGACATGGATGCTGATACTAACGTTGCTACTAAATCGAGCTGTGCGTACGATCGAATTGTCGTAGCAGGTGACCAACTTCAAGCGCTGATTATTAATGGAAGTGTCGGCATATTCAAGTTTGATAAATTTTATAACCTGACACACGATGAAGCACTATCGGTTAGTGACCATTATCCTGTTGAACTCAGTTTAATGACAAGCCTGAACACTGATGGAAAATCAGCAGCAACAGATTTCTATGTTTTGCCTACATTGCACACTGATAGAAGATCGGGAGCAATGTTAACAGATGTTTTGTCTACACTGCACACTGATGAAAAATCAGCAGCAAAGAAATTCTATTCTTTGCCTACGACAAAGGGGTATGTTAtactgttgtttctgttgctgGCGCAAGCTGTACACATAGGATAG
- the LOC134180179 gene encoding uncharacterized protein LOC134180179 encodes MSFATCCSRHPKTQVVAIISVILLAAIISATVSISVLTHHWKQTVQLNMRANTTWAVTSFDSQMIGTVRMSLNHYSDVSLHTFSSLPPLNAHRDTSVIRTDFEGPLYHDKPFSDKFYVNNGSWMRVVFCAVGGVQVLLLETDKDIIGLDHTWIPKTVRMNKTFDATNSDCRFGDESSAEFECLFNSSSVYQFVWRPWKSSELYLYNIVYLGSMTQYNFDHSIDDCIPLPNLLNCSVSMPDSSQSVVVIDARDIKAPKDNEFVSITLRSKVRRRLLQYAGIGSAMGAVVLITVVIGFILCKQKVRLYRSTNSERKELVDSNTMASK; translated from the coding sequence ATGTCATTCGCAACGTGTTGCAGTCGTCACCCCAAGACGCAGGTAGTTGCAATTATCTCTGTCATTCTGCTGGCGGCCATCATCTCAGCTACCGTGTCTATATCAGTACTCACACACCATTGGAAGCAGACCGTGCAACTAAACATGAGAGCGAATACAACGTGGGCTGTCACGTCGTTCGATAGCCAGATGATTGGAACGGTAAGGATGTCTCTCAATCATTACAGCGATGTCAGTCTACACACATTTTCGAGTCTTCCGCCACTTAACGCTCACAGGGATACGAGCGTCATTAGAACAGATTTCGAGGGCCCTCTTTACCACGACAAACCATTTTCTGACAAATTTTATGTCAACAACGGATCTTGGATGAGAGTAGTGTTTTGTGCAGTTGGTGGAGTACAAGTGCTGTTGCTAGAAACGGATAAGGATATAATTGGTCTGGACCATACCTGGATACCAAAGACTGTAAGAATGAATAAGACATTCGATGCGACTAATAGTGATTGTCGTTTTGGTGACGAAAGCAGTGCAGAGTTCGAGTGCCTATTTAACTCATCTTCGGTTTATCAATTTGTGTGGAGACCATGGAAGAGTAGTGAGTTGTATTTATACAACATTGTGTATTTGGGATCTATGACACAATATAATTTCGATCACAGCATCGATGATTGTATTCCCTTGCCCAACTTATTGAATTGCAGTGTCAGCATGCCTGACAGTTCTCAGTCTGTGGTAGTGATAGATGCGAGGGATATCAAGGCACCTAAAGACAATGAGTTTGTATCAATCACTCTGAGAAGTAAAGTTAGACGGAGGTTGCTACAATATGCTGGAATAGGATCCGCAATGGGGGCAGTGGTATTGATTACTGTTGTCATAGGATTTATTCTGTGCAAGCAAAAAGTCAGACTCTATCGTTCTACAAATAGTGAACGTAAAGAACTAGTTGATTCTAATACCATGGCTAGCAAATAA
- the LOC134180290 gene encoding uncharacterized protein LOC134180290 codes for MLFSVALHPFLLDLQKNHSSTRVLAYLDDMFFIGPMEDVLLCLNDAESSLKEIGLNVAIEKCELLCNGLPDHPHLDRAIRVVSSGTIILGIPIGHQHYVTETCLEFAKGGQGLCDELASLDDPQSGMLILRYCHTNRINHLARSVYPTLLKPATRFHDELTKATFRELVCCHDIGEQQWLQATLPIRNGGFGMSSMESTCPIAFVSSWARSLAHLPQSFGDLTDLVKNIFRAVQHPGHNGSIASHLLQALPGNKSLVELINNPKKLQQKLKSEQTEQIVSSILSNPLSQRSAAWFRSLQGLEAGAWLDSIPSSAKLALKPSDFRLATRMRLGLEMPLGSVVPVCECDKDIDKDGYHLLTCKTGGGPIWTHETLSSVWSDCLQHLKMSHQWEPRNLYVNSDDRPDIVVFDAQQGCDIELDISVAHPWALHVISRAAQEDGAAAATREVKKSEKYAKERDVWGLPSKCIPY; via the coding sequence ATGTTATTTTCTGTCGCCTTGCATCCATTTCTTTTGGATCTCCAGAAGAACCACTCATCCACCCGTGTCCTAGCCTACTTGGACGATATGTTTTTTATTGGGCCAATGGAGGATGTTTTATTATGCTTGAACGATGCGGAGTCTAGCTTAAAAGAAATTGGTCTCAACGTAGCAATCGAAAAATGCGAGCTTCTGTGCAATGGTCTCCCAGACCATCCCCATCTCGATAGAGCTATTCGAGTTGTGTCTTCTGGAACAATCATATTGGGGATTCCCATTGGTCATCAACACTATGTCACCGAGACTTGTTTGGAATTTGCTAAAGGAGGACAGGGTCTATGTGACGAGCTTGCTTCCTTGGATGACCCCCAGTCTGGTATGCTAATTCTACGCTATTGCCACACAAATCGAATAAATCATCTTGCCCGCTCAGTGTATCCCACTCTGCTGAAACCCGCTACCAGGTTCCATGATGAGCTAACGAAGGCAACTTTCCGGGAATTGGTCTGTTGCCACGATATAGGGGAGCAACAGTGGCTGCAAGCAACATTGCCAATCCGGAACGGTGGGTTTGGCATGTCCTCTATGGAGTCAACTTGTCCAATCGCGTTTGTATCAAGTTGGGCCCGTTCTCTAGCTCACCTCCCTCAATCATTTGGTGATCTCACAGACTTAGTCAAAAATATCTTTCGTGCAGTCCAACATCCAGGTCACAACGGATCAATCGCCTCTCATCTTTTGCAGGCCCTGCCAGGAAATAAGAGCCTCGTTGAACTTATCAACAACCCGAAAAAGCTACAGCAAAAGCTAAAATCGGAGCAAACGGAACAAATTGTGTCGTCTATTCTCTCAAACCCACTATCTCAGCGCTCAGCTGCTTGGTTCAGGTCGCTACAGGGACTCGAAGCAGGCGCAtggcttgactcaataccTTCTTCTGCGAAGCTTGCATTAAAACCCAGCGATTTTCGCTTAGCAACACGCATGAGGTTGGGTCTTGAAATGCCCCTCGGTTCTGTTGTCCCTGTATGCGAATGCgacaaagacattgataaagaCGGCTATCACCTTCTCACATGTAAGACCGGTGGTGGGCCAATATGGACTCACGAGACATTGTCTAGTGTTTGGAGCGactgtctacagcatttgaagatgtCCCATCAGTGGGAACCAAGGAATCTTTACGTTAATAGCGACGACCGCCCCGACATCGTTGTCTTTGACGCTCAACAGGGTTGTGACATTGAGCTGGACATCTCGGTGGCCCACCCATGGGCACTACATGTGATCTCTCGAGCAGCTCAGGAAGACGGTGCGGCCGCAGCTACCcgtgaggtcaagaaatcagaaaaataCGCTAAAGAAAGGGACGTCTGGGGCCTCCCCTCCAAATGCATCCCATattag
- the LOC134180337 gene encoding uncharacterized protein LOC134180337: MKISKTAWNSRWHKWKDWYLSVGIIFVIIILAVIVFVAVMEFLKHKWNETIYVEVRPNTTTGVEFNGQMIGKVTLEVMYTAYSQYTTVYTFSRPPPLSIHRNMSVFKEEERGPLYFDNFVSDKFNLNNRSRMDVSFCGDGEMEVLVLETDVFLHNLNYPSILKTVRWRKTFNGSDCQFDNETSNEFSFTTNASSTYQFVYRPWHSLHLPLVLSNVMYRGDLTQYDLKGNKSYCRPSSDSFICSVALPKTHRAMVVIDSGNVDLSQGVEFTTSSLKTTLRSSKITVVSVATFSSAAVFCFIVVIVACWWHKRFRGDSSEELAGLLP; the protein is encoded by the exons ATGAAAATTTCAAAGACGGCGTGGAATTCTCGGTG GCACAAATGGAAAGATTGGTACCTGTCAGTTGGGATCATTTTCGTAATAATCATTCTTGCAGTCattgtttttgttgctgtCATGGAATTCCTCAAGCATAAATGGAATGAAACAATTTATGTCGAAGTAAGACCCAACACAACAACAGGAGTTGAATTCAATGGGCAGATGATTGGAAAGGTTACCCTTGAAGTGATGTATACTGCCTATAGTCAGTATACCACTGTCTATACGTTCTCTCGACCACCACCATTGAGCATTCACAGAAATATGTCAGTGTTTAAGGAAGAGGAACGAGGCCCTCTTTATTTTGACAATTTTGTTTCTGATAAATTTAATCTCAATAATCGGTCTCGAATGGACGTTTCATTTTGTGGAGATGGTGAAATGGAGGTGCTGGTATTGGAGACTGATGTATTCTTGCACAATCTCAACTATCCTTCGATACTGAAAACAGTGAGATGGCGTAAGACTTTCAATGGCAGTGACTGTCAGTTTGATAATGAAACAAGTAACGAGTTTAGTTTTACAACTAACGCGTCATCAACCTATCAGTTTGTATATCGACCCTGGCACAGCTTGCATCTGCCACTGGTCCTCAGTAATGTGATGTATAGAGGAGATTTGACGCAGTATGATCTCAAAGGGAACAAGTCTTACTGCAGACCGTCGTCTGACTCATTTATCTGTTCTGTTGCTTTACCAAAGACCCATAGAGCAATGGTAGTGATAGATAGTGGAAATGTTGATTTATCTCAAGGTGTCGAGTTTACTACAAGCTCTCTGAAAACTACACTAAGATCAAGTAAAATAACTGTGGTTTCTGTAGCTACATTTTCAAGTGCTGctgtgttttgttttattgttgtgattgttgcATGTTGGTGGCACAAGCGTTTCAGAGGTGATTCAAGTGAGGAACTAGCGGGACTATTACCCTGA
- the LOC134180336 gene encoding uncharacterized protein LOC134180336: MAPTNHQYSANFLVRAQKKKKKKIRLCLVVTSIVITAGLAVGINIAVTRHLKQTWEETFYMDAMPNSTTQIKVNGAMIGMVTMKLPYISYSEYTRLYSFSQSAPFRGHRNISVYKQGHTLYSDNYFYHQFYLNRGSRMDASFSCECCINNGVQTNVSDAGVQVFVLETNRCWPDFTSQCIHETVRETKKFTKSDCQLDDGEFTFISNASTDYLILYRLWHRLAICYLHGRIGDITYRGDLTQYGLRGNESYCSPTSDSLSCSIAIPDSSEATVVLDVGNIAYFKYTDFTEILLTTTLNSSVKVTVNAVTAGVCVAAVIVVVVFILIGGKYCKGCRGRDVLRDEQTRLMDSDTSINVLGTD; this comes from the exons ATGGCACCAACCAACCATCAATATTCAGCTAACTTTCTCGTTCGG GcacagaagaagaaaaagaagaaaatccGGTTGTGTTTAGTGGTTACATCTATTGTAATAACAGCTGGTTTGGCAGTTGGCATCAATATTGCTGTCACTAGACACTTGAAGCAGACATGGGAAGAAACATTCTACATGGATGCAATGCCTAATTCGACGACCCAAATTAAAGTGAATGGTGCAATGATTGGAATGGTGACCATGAAATTGCCTTACATTTCATATAGTGAATATACCCGTTTGTACTCGTTCTCACAGTCTGCACCATTCAGGGGTCACAGAAATATATCTGTATACAAACAAGGTCATACATTGTATTCTGACAATTATTTTTATCATCAGTTTTATCTAAATCGAGGATCTCGGATGGATGCCTCGTTTTCTTGTGAATGTTGTATCAATAATGGTGTTCAGACAAATGTCTCAGATGCTGGAGTGCAAGTGTTTGTATTGGAGACAAATCGCTGTTGGCCTGATTTCACCTCTCAGTGCATACATGAGACAGTAAGAGAAACTAAGAAGTTTACTAAGAGTGACTGCCAACTTGATGATGGAGAGTTTACTTTCATCAGCAATGCATCGACAGATTATCTGATTTTATACAGACTCTGGCACAGGTTGGCTATTTGCTATTTGCATGGCAGAATAGGTGATATAACTTATAGAGGAGATTTGACACAGTACGGACTTAGAGGGAACGAATCTTACTGCAGCCCAACATCCGACTCATTGAGTTGTTCTATTGCAATACCTGACAGCAGCGAAGCTACTGTGGTGCTAGATGTTGGAAACATCGCTTATTTCAAGTACACTGACTTTACGGAAATACTTCTGACTACTACATTGAATTCAAGTGTTAAAGTTACAGTAAATGCTGTTACAGCTGGCGTCTGTGTTGCTgctgtgattgttgttgtcgttTTTATATTAATTGGAGGCAAGTATTGCAAGGGTTGCAGGGGGAGGGACGTTTTACGTGATGAACAAACGCGGCTGATGGACAGTGACACTTCTATCAATGTACTAGGTACTGATTAA